The following proteins are co-located in the Malus sylvestris chromosome 13, drMalSylv7.2, whole genome shotgun sequence genome:
- the LOC126595507 gene encoding very-long-chain 3-oxoacyl-CoA reductase 1-like has translation MELHELFIAAASTFGFISLCKSSFNFLRWVWVMFLRPPKNLKEYGSWALVTGSADGIGRALAFEMASKGLNLVLLDRNTSKLDATSNELREKYGGQIDVKNIVMDVSKFSGEEIADAIEEEIKGLDVGILVNNAGVAYRFGKFLHEVDDLELMESIKVNMEAATWITRAVLPGMLKKKKGAIVNLGSASHAVPSFPLFTNYASSKSYLSMLSRSISLEYKQQGIDIQCQIPMFVATKLTMVKATPFFFPSPETYGKASMRWIGYEHHCSPYWGHSVQWLIVHTLPDAFVTAVCFWYTLRLRKIGQLKRMQQTTRT, from the exons ATGGAACTGCATGAGCTTTTCATAGCGGCAGCAAGCACTTTCGGATTCATCTCTCTTTGCAAATCCTCCTTCAATTTTCTCAGGTGGGTATGGGTCATGTTCTTGAGACCCCCAAAGAATCTCAAGGAGTATGGCTCCTGGGCTCTCGTTACGGGCTCTGCTGATGGTATCGGGAGAGCCCTTGCCTTCGAAATGGCTTCAAAGGGTCTTAACCTAGTCTTGCTTGATCGAAACACTTCAAAGCTTGACGCTACCTCCAACGAATTACGTGAAAAATATGGTGGACAAATTGATGTTAAGAACATTGTTATGGACGTGTCCAAATTTAGTGGGGAGGAAATAGCTGATGCCATAGAGGAAGAGATAAAAGGGCTCGATGTCGGTATTTTGGTAAATAACGCAGGAGTGGCTTACAGATTTGGTAAGTTCCTCCATGAGGTGGATGATTTGGAGTTGATGGAGAGCATAAAGGTGAACATGGAGGCTGCGACGTGGATCACTAGGGCAGTGCTTCCAGGTATgctcaagaagaagaaaggagcaATTGTCAATCTTGGCTCTGCCTCTCATGCGGTCCCTTCTTTTCCTCTATTCACTAATTATGCTTCTTCCAAATC GTACCTTTCAATGTTGTCAAGAAGCATTAGTTTGGAATACAAGCAGCAGGGAATTGACATTCAGTGCCAGATTCCTATGTTCGTGGCAACAAAGCTGACAATGGTAAAGGCAactcccttcttcttcccatCACCAGAGACGTACGGCAAGGCAAGCATGCGATGGATTGGCTATGAGCACCATTGTTCGCCCTACTGGGGGCACTCTGTGCAGTGGCTCATAGTACATACATTGCCCGATGCGTTTGTGACTGCTGTGTGTTTTTGGTACACCCTTCGGTTGCGAAAGATTGGCCAATTGAAAAGGATGCAACAAACAACACGAACATGA
- the LOC126597690 gene encoding regulator of G-protein signaling 1-like yields the protein MASCAVEGGCASDYLAVAISAVCFILLLSRAILPFAVLKIPLPKRSGFWIPVIQIYASLNLLLSLVMSLNFLKFKKTYWWHSCYFWAVWIEAPLGFGLLLSCRISQAFQLYYIFVKRCLPPIRSYIFLPLILMPWITGAAFIQIKRPLNNRCHMGIQWTIPVMSLHTLYVAILVGFTGAIWHIEFRFDELRDLWRGILVSAFSIGVWVVAYFLNEIHEDISWLQVASRFVLLVTASILVLAFFSISSSQPLLSKISLRKREPLSFETMGQALGIPNSGMLLPREPAPVIDPDVPLDKLLMNKRFRQSFMKFADSCLAGESVHFYEEVHELGKIPADDPVRRIYMARHIIDKYIIAGAAMEVNISHRSRQAILTTSNLAQPNLFNDALNELIQLMKTNLAKDFWSSMYFKKFKEEASLRSHELEQMTRWNHSPTTRLSAVHGVDDPFHQEQES from the exons atgGCAAGCTGCGCAGTGGAAGGTGGCTGTGCCAGCGACTACTTGGCCGTCGCCATATCCGCCGTCTGCTTCATTCT GCTTCTTTCACGGGCAATCTTGCCCTTTGCCGTTCTCAAAATTCCTCTTCCGAAACGCAGTGGCTTTTGGATTCCAGTGATTCAAATTTATGCCAGCTTAAACCTTCTGTTGTCGCTTGTG ATGTCTCTCAATTTTCTGAAATTCAAGAAGACATATTGGTGGCATTCTTGCtatttttgggcag TCTGGATTGAAGCTCCGCTTGGCTTTGGTTTACTACTGAGCTGCCGCATATCACAGGCCTTCCAACTGTATTACATTTTTGTAAA GAGGTGTCTACCACCAATCAGATCTTATATATTTCTTCCACTAATTCTCATGCCATGGATTACTGGAGCTGCTT TTATCCAGATCAAAAGGCCTCTAAATAATCGATGCCACATGGGAATTCAGTGGACCATCCCAGTCATGTCCCTCCACACATTGTATGTTGCCATTTTGGTAGGATTCACGGGGGCTATTTGGCATATAGAGTTCAGGTTTGACGAACTTAGAGACCTCTGGCGGGGAATACTTGTCTCAGCCTTTTCTATTG GAGTATGGGTTGTTGCTTACTTTTTGAATGAAATTCATGAAGATATCTCATGGCTTCAAGTTGCCTCAAGATTTGTGCTCTTAGTTACG GCAAGCATTCTTGTCTTAGCTTTCTTTTCGATATCAAGTTCACAACCTCTTCTATCAAAAATCAGCTTGAGGAAAAGGGAGCCCTTATCATTTGAGACAATGGGTCAGGCTCTGGGGATTCCTAACAGCGGAATGCTATTGCCAAGGGAACCAGCACCTGTGATAGATCCTGATGTGCCACTTGATAAACTTCTTATGAACAAAAGATTCCGTCAGTCCTTCATGAAATTTGCAGACAG TTGTTTGGCAGGGGAGAGTGTCCATTTTTATGAGGAAGTGCATGAACTTGGTAAAATACCAGCGGATGATCCTGTAAGAAGGATTTACATGGCACGGCATATCATTGACAAGTACATAATTGCAG GTGCAGCAATGGAAGTTAACATTTCTCACCGAAGCAGACAAGCGATTTTGACTACTTCCAATCTGGCACAACCAAATCTTTTTAATGATGCTTTAAATGAGCTGATACAATTGATGAAAACG AACTTGGCAAAAGATTTCTGGTCATCgatgtacttcaagaagttcaAGGAAGAAGCAAGTCTGAGATCTCATGAGCTGGAACAGATGACACGTTGGAACCACTCTCCCACTACCAGGTTGAGTGCTGTACACGGTGTTGATGATCCATTTCACCAAGAACAAGAATCATGA
- the LOC126597691 gene encoding protein NOI4-like, which produces MAAYEKGRAAVGVGGALPKFGEWDVNDPASAEGFTVIFNKARDDRKSGGTPLILAAAAPEKYASRKKSGKYNELPKKSKWLICCGC; this is translated from the exons ATGGCAGCG TATGAGAAGGGAAGGGCGGCAGTAGGGGTAGGGGGAGCTCTACCAAAATTTGGGGAGTGGGATGTGAACGATCCGGCATCAGCTGAAGGATTTACAGTCATATTCAACAAGGCCAGAGATGACAGAAAGTCTGGTGGAACTCCATTGATTCTTGCAGCAGCGGCCCCAGAAAAATATGCTTCCCGTAAAAAAAGTGGCAAATATAATGAGCTCCCCAAAAAG AGCAAGTGGCTTATTTGCTGCGGTTGTTAG